Within the Streptomyces sp. YIM 121038 genome, the region TTCTTGCGCAGCCGCTGCACCGCCAGGTCGACGACCCGGCTGTCGCCCTCCCAGCCGTAGTCCCACACGGTGCGCAGCAGCCGCTGCCGTTCCAGGACGACCCCGGGCGCGGCCACGAATTCGAGGAGCAGACGCAGTTCGGTGGGGGTGAGCGCCACCAGGCGTCCGTCGACGCGCACTTCGAGGCCCCGGGTGTCGACGGTGAGGTCCCGGAAGGCGAGCACCCCGCCCTCGTCGGCCGCCTCGGGCGCGGCCTCGGCGAACGTGGCCCGGCGCAGCAGCATGCGGATGCGCGCCACCAGGACCGTGGTGTCGACGGGCTTCACGACGTAGTCGTCGGCGCCCGCTTCGAGTCCGGCCACCACGTCCAGCGCGTCGCCCCGGGCGGACATCATCAGGATCGGGGCCTGGCTCGTCTCCCGGATCCTGCGGCACAGCCCGATCCCGTCGAGGAACGGCAGCATCACGTCGAGCAGCAGCAGGTCGTGGCGCCCGTCCCGGAACGCCTCCAGGCCCGTCAGCCCGTCCGGCGCGGCGGACACCTCGTAGCCGTAGCGCTCCAGGACCATGCCGACGGACCTGCGGATCGTCTCGTCGTCCTCGACCAGCAGGATGCGGACACTGGCGGAGCCGCCGCCACGGTTCTGTCCCATCACGTCACCCTAGATCGTGGCCGCGGTGTTGATCGACCGCTCGCCTCGGCGGAGGTCCCGGCGTACGCGGGCGTGGTCCTCATGCGCGCTCCCCCGTCACAGCCGGAAGGACGCCGCGACCGGCAGGTGGTCGCTTCCCGTGCGCGGCAGGGTCCAGGCCGACACCGGCGTGACCCCCCGCGCGAGGATCTGGTCGAGCCGGACCACCGGGAAGGCGGCGGGCCAGCTGAACCCGAAGCCCTGCCCCGCCTCCTCCTGCGCCGACCTGAGCCGCGAGGTCAGCGGCCGCAGCGCGCGGTCGTCGGTGGTGCCGTTGAGGTCGCCCACCACGACGACCCGGGGCAGCCTCTCCTCGCGTACGAACCCGGCGAGCCGCGCGCCCGCCTCGTTGCGCTTCTCCGTGGCGAATCCGCTGCTCGGGTGCACACGGATGGACGCGAGATGGGCGACGTACACGGCGAGCGGCCCCTTGGGGGTGTCGACGGTGGCCCGCAGGGCGCGGGTCCACGGCATGATCGCGAGGGGCTCCGCGGCACGGAGCGGGCGCTTGCTCCACAGCCCGACGGACTCCCGTACCGCGTGGTACGGATAGGCGGAGGCCAGCGTCCGCTCGTACACCGGGGCGGTGCGCGAGGTCAGCTCCTGCAGGGCGATGACGTCGGCGCCCGAGGCGGCGAGGTCGCGGGCGGTGCGCCGCGGGTCGGGGTTGCCGTCGTGGACGTTGTGGCTGACCACGGACAGGTCCCCGCCCCCGGAGCTCTTGTCGAGCACCGTACCGGCGAACAGGGAGCACCAGACGAGGGCCGTGAGCGCGACGGCGGCGCAGGCCACGACGGACCGGCGCAGCAGGGCCGCCGCCAGCAGGACGGGCACGCTCACGCCGAGCCAGGGCAGGAAGGTCTCCAGCAGGCTGCCCGCGTTCCCGAGGGCGTTGGGCACGAGCGAGTGCCCGAGCATGAGCAGCGCGACGAGCACGGCGAGCGTGGTGACGAGCCAACCGGACCGTGCGGTGACATGCCGACCGGACCGTGCGGTGGCGAGCCAACCAGGCCGTGCGGTGACGAGCCGACCGAAACGTGTGGTGACGAGCCGACCGAACCGTGTGGTGACGAGCCGACCGACCTCTGCGGAACGTTCGCTTCCGGCCTGGGAGTCGGCGCGTCCGGGCCGCTCAGCCACACCTGTCGCGGACGGCTCGGCTCCACCTGTCGCGGGCAGCTGGCCCCCGCCTGTCGCGGGCGGCTCGGCCCCGCCTGTCGCAGATGGCTCGGCCCCGCCCGCGGCAGGCGCCTGCGCCCGGTCATCGGCGTGTTCCGGCAGCACGGTCATGTCCGCACCCGCTCACCGTCGCGCAGCGCGGCGGGAAGGCCCGTCCGCACCGCCTCGATCAGCGCGCCGCTCTTCTCCAGGGCGGCGTCCAGGCCCTCCGCGGGGTTGGTGTGGGCGCGCTGGCCCAGGACGACCCCGAGGACGAGGTGCCGCCGCGCGCCGGAGGTCACTTCCGCGGCCCACATGAGGTTGCCGCCCGCGGGCGTGCTCGACCCGGTCTTGAGCCCGATCACCCCGGGCTCGTCGAGGAGGCGGTTGGTGTTGGTGACGGTGCCGGGCACCCCCGGCACCTTCGTGCTGCGCAGCGCCACCACCGCCCGCAGCACGGGCTCCCTCATCGCCTGCCGGGCGAGCTTGAGCTGGTCGTCGGCGGTGCTCGTGGTGCTGGCCTCGAAGCCGCTGGCACCGGTGTACGTCGTACGGCTCATGCCGAGCCGGGCGGCGGCGCGGTTCATCTTCGCGACGAACGCCTTCTCGCTCCCGGCGTCCCAGCGGGCCAGCAGCCGGGCGACGTTGTTGCCGGAGGGCAGCAGCAACAGTTCGAGGAGCTGGCGCTGGGTGTGCCGCCGTCCTTCGCGGAGCGGGGCCGTCGACTCGCTGAGCGAGTGGGACTCCTCGGCGGCGGCCGTGTCGACC harbors:
- the cseB gene encoding two-component system response regulator CseB, which gives rise to MGQNRGGGSASVRILLVEDDETIRRSVGMVLERYGYEVSAAPDGLTGLEAFRDGRHDLLLLDVMLPFLDGIGLCRRIRETSQAPILMMSARGDALDVVAGLEAGADDYVVKPVDTTVLVARIRMLLRRATFAEAAPEAADEGGVLAFRDLTVDTRGLEVRVDGRLVALTPTELRLLLEFVAAPGVVLERQRLLRTVWDYGWEGDSRVVDLAVQRLRKKIGADHIETARGFGYRFRR
- a CDS encoding serine hydrolase; this encodes MRGRRVRDVGAVCGAAGLLAVVGVGGWFGLSGSEDGGAKASYGTAAVAERLDLPWPREGQTSVAVEGLGGLGRAGGHEPVPIASVTKVMTAYVILKEHPLARGEQGPRITVDTAAAEESHSLSESTAPLREGRRHTQRQLLELLLLPSGNNVARLLARWDAGSEKAFVAKMNRAAARLGMSRTTYTGASGFEASTTSTADDQLKLARQAMREPVLRAVVALRSTKVPGVPGTVTNTNRLLDEPGVIGLKTGSSTPAGGNLMWAAEVTSGARRHLVLGVVLGQRAHTNPAEGLDAALEKSGALIEAVRTGLPAALRDGERVRT
- a CDS encoding endonuclease/exonuclease/phosphatase family protein, translated to MLVALLMLGHSLVPNALGNAGSLLETFLPWLGVSVPVLLAAALLRRSVVACAAVALTALVWCSLFAGTVLDKSSGGGDLSVVSHNVHDGNPDPRRTARDLAASGADVIALQELTSRTAPVYERTLASAYPYHAVRESVGLWSKRPLRAAEPLAIMPWTRALRATVDTPKGPLAVYVAHLASIRVHPSSGFATEKRNEAGARLAGFVREERLPRVVVVGDLNGTTDDRALRPLTSRLRSAQEEAGQGFGFSWPAAFPVVRLDQILARGVTPVSAWTLPRTGSDHLPVAASFRL